In Aedes albopictus strain Foshan chromosome 3, AalbF5, whole genome shotgun sequence, the following are encoded in one genomic region:
- the LOC134290962 gene encoding uncharacterized protein LOC134290962, protein MSLCRCVNATEADLAEPKWFCSADECQRQKKGTTKRSSKTSKKASGHTSDSDKTSVKSDRQVGPHLSRIMQTLQNEQKSKDEELQMERIMREKRIEMDLEFKKKRMAMEKQMRDREMELERELLEQSLAQEKEHLDRMKLMRLQYRSQMDQVQQEIKQLNTTSEADETPKAVDRNPAFLGESSRANFVNADAANVSVRSNLSKFKPLAPSKQGHETDSDDSDETSDSESSEEESAEDESDSEAEKPRTGPSKAQLAARNGITKRLPIFTGKPEEWPLFIGAFEASTEACGFSEVENLVRLQESLKGPALESVRCQLLLSKSVPRVIKKLRQMYGRPEQLLQCHLERIRKLDSPKADKLASYVPFGNAVKQLCDHLKMAGLKEHLVNPLLLQDLVDKLPSGDKREWVRYKKKKKSVTLCTLSKFLSKIVAEACEANVSLEIKPDPRVSVSTKATKGISKGAVFNHSSLEPSNKSDDARRSQKPCIVCQRNDHRLRYCEDFKKLPAADRIKLAQQKKLCKVCLNDHGNAECKFKLRCNVGDCQQRHNPLLHPPQTTLAINAHVRVNGSILFRMLPVMLHCGQKSVSTLAFLDEGASVTLIEQHLADKIGASGVNLPLTINWTSDISRTESDSICTNLWISSPGSNEKNLLKTVQTVRELLLPAQSLESPEMAKRYAFLRDVPFLSYQSGRPGLLIGLNNIHVIAPIETKLGGPGEPIAVKSKLGWTVYGPQTGETISEAFVGHHAVSNQAIHDLIKVHYALEESATAVLQESKEDRRARDILERTTKRIGDRFETGLLWRADDIVFPNSFPMALRRLEHLERRLEKTPELYEIVRQQVIEYQNKGYAHRATAEELTKMDRRRMWYLPLNVVLNPKKPGKVRLVWDAAARVDGVSLNSQLLKGPDLLTALPEIVCRFRERPVAFGGDIREMYHQLRIREVDKSAQLFLFRANRTDEPAIYIMDVATFGATSSPCSAQFIKNLNALEFSNDFPSAAEAIIKSHYVDDYFDSVDYVEEAVQRAKDVAYVHAKGGFQIRNWVSNSEEVLRNLGEQKVVTNVRLTQDKNIETERILGIVWNPTEDTFLFSANHRPDLKAFLEGDERPTKRIILSCVMGFFDSQGMFSHFTVHGKLIVQNLWRLGYDWDETVNDDTWADWKRWTALLPCVESVRIPRAYFGSLRSDEIDSLELHVFTDASEHAYGTVAYFRATVNGTYKCALVMSRSKVAPLKRQSIPRLELLAAVLGARLLRTVESSHTLPVHRRFLWTDSQTVLSWIRSDQYKYKQFVAFRIGEIHELTNLADWRWVPSKHNIADVLTKWGQGPPLESNGPWFTGPQFLYQPEENWPIQKLPPANIGEEMRAHLLFHDTASHVEPLIHVQMMSRWTHIVRVTSYVLRFAANCRRKQKGEPIWTTKAVGNHTKLLKSQWSHICWPLQQEEFQKAETVLWKQAQLAGFPDEVCTMKRAQKANLTSAKIERGSLLYKLTPVMDDNGVIRVGGRLEKAEFLPFDTKFPIILPKDDVITSRLVQHYHERFGHANRETVFNEMRQRFYVPKLRSVILKVMNNCIWCRVYRCSPKIPKEAPLPVPRVTAHLRPFSSVGVDYLGPIEVTVGRRKEKRYVALFTCLAIRAVHVEVVYSLTTQACLMAIRRFCCRRGVPEEFVSDNATNFKGASKELAKSINDDCAGRVISSRTKWTFIPPGTPHMGGAWERMVRSVKEALKVFDDGRKLTDEIFSTTLAEAEDMINSRPLTYIPQESAEIEAISPNHFLRGTVRAEDMEVDQVVDFAETLRDVYKRSQYLADQLWIRWSKEYLPSINHRTKWFEDKGSIRAGDLVFVVDGRFRKSWTRGIVEEVFPGSDGRIRQASVRTSGGVFKRAIANLAVLEIRDGKSGTAGGSAPELRPGECAGTTGEGPRTGN, encoded by the exons ATGA GCCTATGTCGGTGCGTCAATGCCACGGAAGCTGACTTGGCTGAACCGAAGTGGTTTTGCTCCGCGGATGAGTGTCAACGCCAGAAAAAAGGAACCACAAAAAGGAGCAGCAAGACATCCAAAAAGGCTTCGGGACATACGTCGGACTCCGATAAGACGAGTGTTAAATCGGACCGCCAAGTTGGACCGCATCTTTCCCGAATCATGCAAACGTTGCAGAATGAGCAGAAGTCGAAAGATGAAGAGCTACAAATGGAACGGATCATGAGAGAGAAGCGCATCGAGATGGATCTAGAGTTCAAGAAAAAACGTATGGCCATGGAGAAACAGATGAGGGACAGAGAGATGGAATTGGAGAGGGAGTTGCTTGAACAATCACTCGCACAGGAAAAGGAGCATTTAGACCGGATGAAACTGATGAGACTACAGTATCGATCTCAAATGGATCAAGTCCAGCAGGAGATAAAACAGTTGAACACAACGTCCGAAGCTGATGAAACTCCGAAGGCAGTTGATCGGAATCCAGCCTTTCTGGGAGAGAGTTCTCGAGCGAATTTCGTCAACGCGGATGCTGCAAATGTCTCTGTTCGATCGAACTTGTCAAAGTTTAAGCCACTCGCCCCAAGTAAACAAGGTCATGAAACCGACAGCGACGATAGCGATGAGACGTCTGACAGCGAGTCTTCAGAGGAGGAGTCTGCAGAGGATGAATCGGATTCCGAAGCGGAGAAACCAAGGACGGGACCGTCCAAGGCTCAGCTGGCGGCCAGAAACGGAATTACGAAAAGGTTACCTATTTTCACCGGAAAGCCCGAAGAATGGCCGTTATTCATCGGGGCATTTGAAGCATCGACGGAAGCATGTGGTTTCAGCGAAGTCGAAAATCTTGTCCGCTTGCAAGAGAGCTTAAAAGGGCCGGCTCTAGAAAGCGTGCGTTGCCAACTTCTGTTGTCAAAATCCGTTCCTCGAGTCATAAAGAAGTTGCGTCAGATGTACGGAAGACCGGAGCAGCTGCTCCAATGCCACTTGGAGCGGATTCGGAAGTTGGATTCACCGAAGGCAGATAAGCTCGCAAGCTACGTTCCGTTTGGCAACGCCGTAAAGCAACTCTGCGATCACCTCAAGATGGCCGGACTAAAGGAGCATCTAGTAAACCCTCTTCTTCTACAAGATTTGGTAGACAAGCTACCGTCTGGTGACAAACGCGAATGGGTTCgatataagaagaagaagaagtctgtGACACTGTGTACGCTTTCGAAATTCCTATCGAAAATCGTAGCTGAGGCGTGTGAAGCCAACGTTTCGTTAGAGATCAAACCAGATCCAAGGGTTTCTGTGTCGACGAAGGCCACCAAAGGGATATCGAAGGGAGCCGTGTTCAACCACAGTTCGTTGGAACCTTCCAATAAAAGCGACGATGCAAGACGGTCACAAAAGCCGTGTATAGTGTGCCAACGCAATGATCATCGTCTGAGATACTGCGAAGACTTTAAAAAACTGCCTGCGGCCGATCGCATCAAGCTAGCGCAGCAAAAAAAGCTTTGCAAGGTATGCCTCAACGACCACGGGAATGCTGAGTGTAAATTCAAGCTACGTTGTAATGTTGGCGATTGCCAACAACGCCACAATCCGCTTCTGCATCCCCCACAAACGACGTTAGCGATTAATGCGCATGTACGAGTGAACGGTTCAATTCTTTTCCGTATGCTACCCGTTATGCTGCACTGCGGACAAAAGTCTGTGAGCACTCTGGCATTCCTCGATGAAGGTGCTTCGGTAACACTGATTGAGCAACATTTGGCGGATAAAATTGGCGCAAGCGGCGTGAATCTCCCATTAACAATCAACTGGACTTCAGATATTTCCAGAACTGAAAGCGACTCGATCTGCACAAATTTATGGATTTCATCCCCTGGAAGCAACGAGAAGAATTTGCTGAAGACGGTGCAGACGGTTCGTGAGTTGCTTCTTCCTGCACAATCGCTTGAATCCCCGGAAATGGCGAAGCGATATGCTTTTCTGCGTGACGTGCCTTTCCTTTCCTATCAAAGTGGGCGCCCAGGACTATTGATCGGGCTAAACAATATCCACGTCATTGCACCTATCGAAACCAAACTAGGTGGACCGGGAGAACCAATCGCAGTGAAATCAAAACTAGGCTGGACCGTGTATGGTCCACAAACGGGAGAAACTATAAGCGAAGCCTTTGTGGGTCATCACGCAGTGAGCAACCAAGCAATTCATGATCTCATAAAAGTGCATTATGCCCTCGAAGAATCGGCGACAGCTGTACTTCAAGAATCGAAGGAAGATCGAAGAGCCCGTGACATCCTGGAACGGACGACGAAGCGCATAGGAGACCGTTTTGAGACGGGACTTCTATGGAGAGCTGACGATATAGTGTTCCCGAATAGCTTCCCGATGGCCCTTCGGCGTTTGGAACATCTGGAACGACGTTTAGAAAAAACACCTGAATTGTACGAGATTGTAAGACAACAAGTGATCGAATACCAGAACAAGGGGTACGCGCATAGAGCAACGGCTGAAGAACTGACCAAAATGGATCGTCGCAGGATGTGGTATCTGCCCTTGAACGTGGTTCTAAACCCAAAAAAGCCCGGCAAAGTTCGCCTGGTGTGGGATGCGGCGGCACGCGTCGATGGCGTTTCTCTAAACTCGCAGCTGCTAAAAGGACCCGACTTGCTGACTGCATTACCGGAAATCGTATGCCGCTTTCGAGAGCGACCGGTTGCCTTTGGTGGAGACATCAGAGAGATGTACCACCAATTGAGGATACGCGAGGTGGATAAATCGGCACAGTTATTTCTGTTCAGAGCAAACCGTACAGATGAACCGGCCATCTACATAATGGATGTTGCCACATTTGGCGCCACAAGTTCTCCTTGTTCTGCTCAGTTCATAAAGAACCTGAATGCTCTCGAATTCTCCAACGATTTTCCAAGTGCGGCAGAAGCAATCATCAAAAGCCACTATGTTGATGATTATTTCGACAGCGTGGACTACGTAGAAGAAGCTGTTCAACGAGCGAAGGACGTGGCATACGTACATGCAAAAGGAGGATTCCAAATCAGAAATTGGGTGTCCAACTCTGAGGAAGTGCTTCGCAACCTCGGAGAACAGAAAGTCGTGACCAACGTTCGTTTGACGCAGGACAAAAACATCGAAACCGAACGCATCCTGGGAATTGTATGGAATCCGACTGAGGACACTTTCTTGTTTTCTGCAAATCATCGACCGGATCTTAAGGCGTTTCTCGAAGGCGACGAAAGACCTACAAAGCGTATCATCCTCAGCTGCGTGATGGGATTTTTTGACTCCCAAGGTATGTTTTCTCATTTCACGGTGCACGGTAAGCTTATTGTGCAAAACCTATGGCGACTGGGTTATGATTGGGACGAAACAGTGAACGACGATACTTGGGCAGATTGGAAGCGATGGACTGCTCTTTTACCGTGCGTGGAATCAGTGAGAATTCCACGGGCGTATTTCGGTAGTCTACGATCGGACGAAATCGATTCCCTCGAATTACACGTGTTCactgacgctagtgaacatgcgtATGGAACAGTGGCGTACTTCAGAGCAACGGTAAACGGAACCTACAAGTGTGCGTTAGTCATGTCACGGTCGAAGGTAGCACCACTAAAAAGGCAATCAATTCCCCGGCTGGAGCTTTTGGCTGCTGTACTGGGAGCTCGACTATTGCGCACTGTCGAATCAAGTCATACACTGCCTGTTCATCGACGATTTCTGTGGACGGATTCACAAACTGTGTTAAGCTGGATTCGTTCAGATCAATACAAGTATAAGCAATTCGTTGCCTTTAGAATCGGAGAGATTCATGAATTGACCAACTTAGCGGATTGGCGTTGGGTACCAAGTAAACACAACATCGCAGACGTTCTGACCAAATGGGGCCAGGGACCTCCactcgaatcaaacggtccatggTTCACAGGTCCACAGTTTTTGTATCAGCCTGAAGAGAACTGGCCAATTCAAAAACTTCCACCGGCCAATATCGGCGAAGAAATGCGAGCTCATTTGCTGTTCCACGACACAGCTAGCCATGTGGAACCACTGATTCACGTTCAAATGATGTCACGGTGGACTCACATCGTCAGAGTGACTTCGTACGTGCTAAGGTTCGCTGCAAATTGTCGTCGCAAGCAAAAGGGCGAACCGATCTGGACTACGAAAGCAGTTGGGAATCATACGAAGTTGTTAAAATCACAATGGTCGCACATCTGCTGGCCGTTACAACAAGAAGAGTTCCAGAAAGCAGAAACAGTGTTGTGGAAGCAGGCTCAACTTGCTGGTTTCCCGGACGAAGTCTGTACGATGAAGCGAGCACAGAAAGCGAATCTAACATCGGCGAAAATTGAAAGAGGCAGTCTTCTGTATAAATTGACTCCCGTTATGGACGACAATGGAGTCATACGTGTAGGAGGCAGACTGGAAAAGGCGGAATTCCTGCCGTTTGATACAAAATTTCCAATCATCCTTCCTAAAGATGACGTCATCACAAGCAGATTGGTTCAACATTATCATGAGCGATTCGGGCACGCAAACCGCGAAACAGTGTTTAACGAGATGAGACAACGTTTCTACGTTCCAAAACTGCGCTCCGTTATTCTGAAAGTGATGAACAACTGCATTTGGTGTCGGGTCTACCGATGCTCCCCCAAAATTCCGAAGGAGGCACCACTACCTGTTCCACGCGTGACCGCCCACCTGAGACCATTCAGCTCAGTTGGAGTAGACTATCTTGGGCCAATAGAGGTAACAGTTGGGCGAAGGAAGGAGAAAAGATATGTTGCTTTATTCACTTGTCTGGCAATTAGAGCAGTTCACGTTGAGGTAGTCTACAGCTTAACGACACAGGCATGCCTAATGGCAATTCGGCGTTTTTGTTGTAGAAGAGGCGTCCCAGAAGAGTTTGTATCCGACAACGCCACGAATTTTAAGGGTGCTAGCAAGGAGTTGGCAAAATCCATCAATGACGATTGTGCTGGTCGGGTAATCAGTTCTAGGACTAAATGGACCTTCATTCCTCCCGGAACCCCACACATGGGAGGGGCCTGGGAAAGAATGGTCCGATCGGTCAAAGAAGCGCTAAAAGTTTTTGATGATGGCAGAAAATTGACAGACGAGATTTTCAGTACGACCTTGGCAGAAGCTGAGGACATGATTAACTCTCGCCCGTTAACTTATATCCCTCAAGAATCCGCAGAAATAGAAGCAATCTCACCGAATCATTTTTTGCGAGGCACAGTACGAGCCGAAGATATGGAGGTTGATCAGGTCGTCGATTTTGCTGAAACACTTCGAGATGTCTACAAAAGATCACAATATCTCGCCGATCAACTATGGATTCGCTGGTCAAAGGAGTACTTGCCGTCCATTAACCATCGTACAAAATGGTTCGAGGACAAGGGTTCGATTCGCGCAGGAGATCTAGTGTTCGTAGTAGATGGACGCTTTCGGAAGTCCTGGACTAGAGGAATCGTCGAAGAGGTGTTTCCGGGATCTGATGGACGAATTCGGCAAGCGAGTGTGAGGACATCTGGCGGCGTGTTCAAGCGGGCAATCGCGAACTTGGCAGTATTGGAGATTAGAGACGGTAAATCCGGAACGGCCGGGGGTTCCGCACCGGAGTTACGGCCGGGGGAATGTGCTGGCACCACTGGCGAGGGACCACGAACCGGTAATTAA